From a single Paenibacillus sp. FSL R5-0345 genomic region:
- a CDS encoding LacI family DNA-binding transcriptional regulator gives MNVLSDLNTKTVKMMSWETFPIISGVSTKLILSDEGGAHYRGETGEIMNIKDIARLSGVGIATVSRVINNSGVVSDATRAKVMAVVREHNYIPNGNASNLKKTRSNTIALMVKGIANPFFADMIKEVERQVNLRGCPLLIQHVEDGVDEINAALQLVKEKNLYGVIFMGGTYDHSEEKFKQLPIPFVLTTITTTKDVDPAVFSSVIIDDMQESYKAVSYLISLGHRNICFLARFPLVQHTTGNRRLMGYIKALEDHGIEYDASLVEDCEYSPSSGFTATKRLLNKKKDITAVFAASDTIAIGAAKALLSLGLSIPNDISIIGFDGIEMAEYYHPSLDTISQPGVDMAKASVEILFDLISGQSENKHVVFESVLVKRGSCKKINI, from the coding sequence ATGAACGTATTAAGCGATTTGAATACGAAAACAGTCAAAATGATGTCATGGGAAACGTTTCCCATCATTTCAGGGGTTTCCACTAAGCTGATTTTATCAGATGAAGGGGGAGCTCATTATAGGGGTGAAACAGGAGAAATTATGAATATCAAGGATATTGCAAGGCTATCAGGAGTTGGTATCGCCACGGTTTCCAGGGTAATTAATAACTCCGGTGTCGTAAGTGATGCAACCAGAGCTAAAGTAATGGCTGTTGTAAGAGAACATAATTATATTCCAAATGGAAATGCGAGCAATCTGAAAAAAACGCGTTCTAATACGATAGCGCTTATGGTTAAGGGAATTGCAAACCCGTTTTTTGCAGACATGATCAAAGAAGTAGAGCGTCAAGTGAATCTGCGCGGCTGCCCGCTTCTGATCCAGCATGTTGAAGATGGTGTGGATGAGATCAATGCTGCTCTTCAGCTCGTAAAGGAAAAGAATTTGTACGGGGTAATCTTTATGGGTGGTACATATGACCATTCTGAAGAAAAATTCAAACAATTGCCAATCCCATTTGTTTTGACTACCATCACGACTACGAAGGATGTTGATCCTGCCGTATTCTCCAGTGTGATCATTGATGATATGCAAGAGTCTTATAAAGCTGTGAGCTATCTGATCTCACTTGGACACCGGAACATTTGCTTTTTGGCCAGATTTCCTTTGGTTCAGCATACTACCGGTAACCGTCGTCTTATGGGTTATATCAAGGCGCTTGAGGATCATGGGATTGAGTATGATGCTTCCTTGGTAGAGGATTGTGAATACAGTCCAAGTTCTGGCTTTACGGCTACGAAAAGACTGCTCAATAAGAAAAAAGACATCACCGCTGTATTTGCCGCATCAGATACTATTGCTATCGGAGCTGCCAAAGCTTTGTTGTCTTTGGGTCTATCGATTCCAAATGATATTTCGATCATCGGATTTGACGGTATAGAGATGGCAGAATACTATCACCCATCGCTGGATACGATCAGCCAACCTGGGGTGGATATGGCGAAAGCCAGTGTTGAAATTCTGTTTGATCTGATCTCGGGACAATCGGAGAACAAACATGTGGTATTCGAGTCTGTTTTGGTTAAACGAGGATCTTGTAAGAAGATTAATATATAA
- a CDS encoding GH36-type glycosyl hydrolase domain-containing protein, whose translation MTTTMNSNIHLNAGDLSFIFTNSGDLFQVLHERTMINQLLPNIVDGSLSNLYLRIHSNGSIQAVPLLGIHSSSTVRKAGNRLVWEGTAEKIEYQVIFTPTAQGAWFWDVKLSGQDADVDLVYGQDVGIADIGAVRSNEAYLSQYIDHAVFEDQSKGYVVCSRQNQPQGGKFPYLQQGAITKAASFSTDGFQFFGLSYKETNQPESLSHEQLSNEIYQYEFAYTALQSERVKLSGEARFVFYGLFKQDHPEAITSLEFAKDVTAAWETVKELPLEVEATLERSFLTKELGAPLAANSLTGEEIDALFPVRFQEEKEGDQLLSFFTENYEHVVLKEKELKVERPHGHILMSGDNARLNDKVITTTSYMYGIFNSQIVIGNTNFNKLMTNARNALNIPKASGQRIYVQWNGEYRLLTMPSLFEVGFNYARWYYRTDGECFIITNYTTADSPEIFLNVRTESGKAYRYLVTNQITMNVNEYELPYQFKQEEGTVTFSADRSALSAGEYPDLQYKFQVQGADFTLQNEGRLVSHAEQTDAPLAVLELSESSEWTLNIQGLLDGKEIQSSSRTAEEEISAYREFYSGVMNGFRLTLGDGSEGELFKVNALAWWYTHNMLVHYSVPHGLEQYGGAAWGTRDVCQGPVEYFMATQKYDQVREILLTLYAHQYEDDGNWPQWFMFDKYTKIQQEESHGDIIVWPLKVLGDYLAVTQDYSILQATVPYTRKHSFDFTEEKATLLDHARKEVAYIKNHFLHDTHLSSYGDGDWDDTLQPANPQLKQYMVSSWTVALTYQTLNQFSEVLHKVDPAGSEELKAMVEGIREDFNTHMLQSEVIPGFLYMEDPEQVKLMVHPSDTETGIQYRLLPMTRSMISELLTPEQAEAHYEVIQDKLFCPDGVRLMNRPAQYVGGVSTHFKRAEQASNFGREIGLQYVHAHIRYVEAMAKLGKTDQVWNGLAAINPIGIRDVVPNAELRQANSYFSSSDGKFNTRYEAQENFDKLRNGDVAVKGGWRIYSSGPGIYMNQLISNALGIRTEGGDLIIDPILPESLDGMHFSFEYAGTKVEFIYHLTGSDNSRITVNGTEVQAEDTLNRYRSGGIRIKREDFDRLCVEAGNVIDIYK comes from the coding sequence ATGACTACTACTATGAATTCTAACATCCATTTAAACGCCGGGGACTTATCATTCATTTTTACAAACAGCGGGGACCTGTTCCAAGTTCTTCATGAACGGACAATGATCAATCAATTGCTGCCTAATATTGTGGATGGCTCCTTATCCAATCTATATTTACGCATTCATAGTAATGGAAGCATTCAAGCTGTTCCTTTGCTTGGCATTCATTCTTCAAGTACTGTACGTAAGGCTGGGAACCGCTTGGTTTGGGAAGGTACTGCGGAAAAAATTGAGTATCAGGTTATTTTTACTCCGACGGCTCAAGGCGCTTGGTTCTGGGATGTGAAGCTTTCAGGGCAAGACGCAGATGTGGATCTCGTTTACGGACAAGATGTTGGTATTGCCGATATCGGTGCTGTTCGCAGTAATGAAGCCTACCTGTCACAGTATATTGATCATGCCGTATTCGAGGATCAGTCAAAGGGATATGTAGTATGCTCCAGACAGAATCAACCGCAAGGTGGCAAATTTCCATATCTACAACAGGGTGCAATCACTAAAGCAGCAAGCTTCTCAACGGATGGTTTCCAATTCTTTGGATTGTCTTATAAAGAGACCAATCAACCGGAAAGCCTGAGTCATGAGCAATTAAGTAATGAAATCTATCAATATGAATTCGCTTATACTGCGCTGCAATCGGAGCGGGTGAAGCTGAGCGGGGAAGCCCGATTTGTATTTTATGGATTGTTCAAGCAAGATCATCCAGAAGCGATCACCTCGTTAGAATTCGCGAAGGATGTTACTGCGGCTTGGGAAACTGTAAAAGAGTTGCCTTTAGAAGTTGAAGCAACGCTCGAACGTTCTTTCCTAACGAAAGAGCTGGGCGCGCCTCTGGCTGCAAACTCTCTGACGGGCGAAGAGATCGATGCCTTGTTCCCGGTTCGTTTTCAAGAAGAGAAAGAGGGAGACCAGCTTCTGTCTTTCTTCACGGAAAATTATGAGCATGTTGTATTGAAAGAGAAGGAACTTAAGGTAGAGCGCCCTCATGGACATATTCTAATGAGTGGGGATAATGCCCGACTTAACGATAAGGTCATCACTACGACTTCCTATATGTACGGAATATTTAACTCTCAAATCGTTATTGGTAATACTAACTTCAACAAACTCATGACCAATGCAAGAAATGCACTTAACATTCCGAAAGCTTCAGGACAACGTATCTATGTGCAGTGGAATGGTGAATACCGTCTGTTGACCATGCCTTCTCTATTCGAGGTTGGTTTCAACTATGCCCGTTGGTATTACAGAACTGATGGCGAATGCTTCATTATTACGAACTACACTACTGCAGATTCTCCGGAGATATTCCTGAATGTGCGTACCGAAAGCGGAAAAGCTTATCGCTATCTAGTCACTAACCAAATCACAATGAACGTTAACGAATACGAGCTTCCATATCAATTCAAGCAAGAAGAGGGAACCGTAACTTTCTCGGCTGACAGAAGCGCACTAAGTGCAGGAGAATATCCTGATCTGCAATATAAATTCCAGGTACAGGGAGCAGATTTTACTCTTCAAAATGAAGGTAGACTTGTCTCTCATGCTGAGCAGACCGATGCACCGCTAGCAGTTCTGGAACTGTCGGAGAGCAGTGAGTGGACATTGAACATTCAAGGTCTTCTGGATGGTAAGGAGATTCAATCGAGCAGTCGTACAGCTGAAGAAGAGATTTCCGCATACCGCGAGTTCTATAGCGGGGTTATGAATGGCTTCCGTTTGACGTTAGGTGATGGGTCGGAAGGCGAGCTGTTTAAGGTAAATGCTCTGGCTTGGTGGTATACCCATAATATGCTCGTCCATTATTCAGTCCCTCACGGATTGGAACAATATGGCGGTGCTGCTTGGGGAACCCGTGACGTGTGTCAAGGACCAGTAGAATACTTCATGGCTACGCAAAAATACGATCAAGTTCGTGAAATATTGCTTACCCTGTATGCTCATCAATATGAAGATGACGGTAACTGGCCGCAGTGGTTCATGTTTGATAAATATACGAAGATTCAGCAAGAGGAGAGCCATGGAGATATTATTGTATGGCCACTCAAAGTGCTTGGAGACTATTTGGCAGTAACGCAAGACTACAGCATTTTGCAAGCGACTGTGCCGTACACTCGTAAGCATAGCTTTGATTTTACAGAGGAAAAAGCGACGCTGCTGGATCATGCACGGAAGGAAGTTGCTTATATTAAGAATCACTTCCTGCATGACACGCATTTGTCTTCTTACGGTGATGGAGACTGGGATGATACACTCCAGCCGGCAAATCCACAGCTGAAGCAGTACATGGTGAGTAGCTGGACAGTGGCGCTTACGTATCAGACATTGAATCAGTTCTCTGAAGTGCTTCATAAAGTTGATCCAGCAGGTTCTGAAGAGCTGAAAGCGATGGTAGAGGGAATCCGTGAGGATTTCAACACTCATATGCTCCAATCTGAGGTAATTCCTGGATTCCTGTATATGGAGGACCCTGAGCAGGTGAAGCTTATGGTACATCCAAGCGATACAGAAACCGGAATTCAATACCGTCTGCTGCCAATGACGCGCAGTATGATCAGTGAGCTGCTTACACCGGAACAAGCTGAAGCGCACTATGAAGTGATCCAGGATAAATTGTTCTGCCCAGACGGCGTTCGTCTGATGAACCGTCCAGCACAATACGTTGGCGGCGTTAGCACTCATTTCAAACGTGCGGAGCAAGCTTCTAACTTTGGTCGGGAAATTGGACTTCAATATGTGCATGCACACATCCGTTATGTAGAAGCTATGGCTAAGCTAGGGAAAACCGATCAGGTCTGGAATGGCCTAGCGGCGATCAATCCGATCGGAATCCGTGACGTGGTGCCAAACGCTGAACTACGTCAGGCTAACTCTTATTTCAGCAGCTCGGATGGTAAATTTAACACCCGTTATGAGGCACAGGAGAATTTCGATAAGCTGCGTAATGGTGATGTAGCGGTCAAAGGCGGATGGAGAATCTATTCCAGCGGTCCTGGGATCTACATGAACCAGTTAATCTCCAATGCACTGGGGATCCGTACGGAAGGCGGGGATTTAATCATCGACCCAATTCTGCCGGAGTCACTGGACGGAATGCACTTTAGCTTTGAGTATGCCGGTACTAAGGTAGAATTTATTTATCACCTTACGGGCTCTGACAACAGTCGGATTACTGTTAACGGTACGGAAGTACAAGCGGAAGATACGCTTAATCGTTACCGTAGTGGCGGTATCCGGATCAAGCGCGAAGACTTTGATCGTCTCTGCGTGGAAGCTGGAAATGTGATAGACATTTATAAGTAA
- a CDS encoding alpha/beta hydrolase → MALLTVETGSPTLRMTTSISIISPVDSGNTTGGTLYLLHGAGDNASTWYRLTTIEQYANKYGCTVIMPQVGRSYYTDMEYGLDYFHYVTHELPELCGRMMRLDDDPKKTYVAGLSMGGYGALKCALTYPERYSKVVSLSGVTDIQKRLKDPQMSPDMAREMAGTFGKRLQVKPDQDLYALAAKLVNDNRKLPSILTCCGSEDPFVEMNREFASHMQASPYTFQYVETPGTHEWGFWEEHLKTTFDFLYNKE, encoded by the coding sequence ATGGCACTTCTAACCGTTGAGACCGGTTCTCCTACCTTAAGAATGACAACGTCCATCAGTATAATCTCCCCAGTCGATTCGGGCAATACCACCGGAGGAACGCTCTATCTGTTGCATGGTGCTGGTGATAATGCTAGCACTTGGTACCGGCTGACTACCATTGAGCAGTATGCTAACAAGTATGGCTGCACAGTCATAATGCCTCAGGTAGGCAGAAGTTATTATACAGATATGGAGTACGGACTAGATTACTTCCACTATGTTACGCATGAGCTTCCTGAGCTTTGTGGCCGAATGATGAGACTGGATGATGATCCGAAAAAGACATACGTTGCCGGTCTGTCGATGGGCGGATATGGGGCCCTAAAATGTGCGCTTACCTATCCCGAAAGATACAGCAAAGTAGTTTCTTTATCGGGTGTTACAGATATTCAGAAAAGATTGAAAGACCCGCAGATGTCTCCGGATATGGCGAGGGAGATGGCAGGCACTTTCGGAAAACGCTTACAAGTTAAGCCGGATCAAGACCTATATGCTTTAGCGGCTAAATTGGTCAACGATAACCGTAAGTTGCCTTCGATTCTGACTTGCTGTGGTTCGGAAGATCCATTTGTGGAGATGAACCGGGAATTTGCTTCTCATATGCAAGCGAGTCCGTATACCTTTCAATATGTTGAGACCCCGGGAACGCATGAATGGGGATTCTGGGAGGAACATCTGAAGACAACTTTTGATTTCTTGTACAACAAAGAATAA
- the bglX gene encoding beta-glucosidase BglX: MKDQQLTSLLNQMTLEEKIAQLQQLAANFYEGAEEGGQITGPMASMGITDHMIENSGSVLGLSGAEQVIAVQEAHLRKNRLGIPLLMMADIVHGFKTIFPVPLAIGCSWDMERAELSAEIAAKEAAVSGVHVTFAPMADLVRDPRWGRVMESTGEDPYLNGRFACAFVRGFQGNDLTDDVNRLAACVKHFAAYGLSEGGRDYNTVDLSERQLREYYLPAYRAALDEGAEMVMTSFNTIDGIPISGNVKLLRQLLREEWGFDGVLISDWGAVKELIPHGVAEDEAEAALKAIKASVDIEMMTECYVHQLPSLVADGQVDESIIDEAVLRILKLKQRLGLFENPLRGADIEKEREVIFCEAHRTAARELAVKSCVLLKNDQVLPLATEQRIALIGPFANNGDILGPWSWLGSTEEASRLAPALEARAAAGKVTVAEGSGIESFTEEQWLEAKAAALEADVIVLALGEHSDMSGEAGSRSDIRLPEAQRELLQRMKTLGKPVVVVLFNGRPLDLSGVIENADAILEAWFPGSEGGAAITSLLYGDENPSGRLTMSFPVSVGQIPVYYNHFNTGRPLHVPGADKRYVSQYLDIPNEPFLPFGFGLSYTTFSYSEPILSGVIMTKDQPIKVTVTVTNTGNVHGEEVVQLYIRDISGEVVRPMKELKDFVKISLSPGESKEVSFTLTEEQLRYYHSDLSFSSDPGQFKLFVGPNSQEVKERDFRLALDYVEYKRH; the protein is encoded by the coding sequence ATGAAAGACCAGCAACTGACGTCGCTGCTAAACCAGATGACGCTTGAGGAGAAAATAGCACAATTGCAGCAGCTTGCGGCAAATTTTTATGAAGGAGCGGAAGAAGGAGGCCAAATTACTGGTCCTATGGCATCCATGGGGATTACAGATCACATGATTGAGAACAGTGGTTCAGTACTTGGTCTTTCGGGCGCAGAGCAAGTCATAGCCGTCCAAGAAGCTCATTTACGTAAAAATAGATTGGGTATTCCATTGTTGATGATGGCGGATATCGTGCACGGCTTTAAGACGATTTTTCCGGTGCCCTTGGCGATTGGCTGCTCTTGGGATATGGAGCGAGCAGAGCTAAGCGCCGAGATTGCGGCTAAAGAAGCGGCAGTCTCCGGTGTACACGTCACTTTTGCACCTATGGCGGACCTTGTTCGAGACCCGCGCTGGGGACGAGTGATGGAGTCTACTGGTGAAGATCCTTATTTGAATGGTAGGTTTGCCTGTGCATTTGTACGCGGATTTCAGGGGAATGACTTGACGGATGATGTAAATCGTCTGGCGGCTTGCGTTAAGCACTTTGCGGCCTATGGTCTATCCGAAGGCGGACGGGATTATAATACGGTTGATTTATCAGAACGTCAGCTACGGGAATATTATCTGCCAGCTTATCGTGCAGCACTAGATGAGGGCGCAGAAATGGTTATGACTTCGTTCAACACAATTGACGGTATTCCAATAAGTGGGAATGTTAAGTTACTTCGTCAACTGCTGCGTGAGGAATGGGGCTTTGACGGTGTGTTGATCTCGGATTGGGGCGCGGTGAAGGAACTGATCCCGCATGGTGTCGCCGAGGACGAGGCTGAAGCAGCGCTTAAAGCTATCAAGGCTAGCGTGGATATCGAGATGATGACAGAGTGTTATGTTCACCAATTGCCATCTCTTGTAGCTGATGGGCAAGTGGATGAAAGTATCATTGATGAAGCCGTACTTCGTATTTTGAAATTGAAGCAAAGACTGGGCTTGTTTGAGAATCCGTTACGTGGGGCAGATATAGAGAAAGAGCGCGAGGTAATTTTCTGTGAGGCTCACCGGACAGCAGCGAGGGAATTAGCGGTTAAATCCTGCGTTCTACTAAAGAATGATCAGGTTCTGCCGCTTGCGACAGAGCAGCGGATTGCGCTAATCGGACCGTTTGCTAATAACGGAGATATTCTTGGACCATGGTCCTGGTTGGGTTCAACAGAAGAAGCTAGCCGTCTTGCTCCAGCTCTTGAAGCTCGTGCAGCTGCAGGTAAGGTTACCGTTGCAGAAGGCTCCGGGATTGAGAGCTTTACAGAAGAGCAATGGCTGGAGGCGAAAGCGGCAGCGCTGGAAGCCGATGTGATTGTGCTGGCACTTGGAGAACATTCAGATATGAGCGGAGAAGCTGGAAGTCGTTCAGATATCCGCTTGCCGGAAGCGCAGCGTGAGCTTTTGCAACGTATGAAGACGCTGGGTAAGCCTGTTGTGGTGGTGTTGTTTAACGGACGCCCACTAGATCTTAGCGGTGTGATCGAGAACGCGGATGCTATTCTGGAAGCCTGGTTCCCAGGAAGCGAGGGCGGCGCGGCGATTACCAGTCTACTGTATGGTGACGAGAATCCGTCAGGAAGATTAACGATGTCTTTCCCTGTATCTGTTGGGCAAATTCCGGTCTATTACAATCATTTCAACACTGGACGTCCTCTACATGTACCGGGTGCGGACAAACGTTATGTCTCACAATATCTGGACATTCCTAATGAGCCGTTCCTGCCATTTGGCTTTGGTCTTAGTTATACGACATTTAGCTACAGTGAACCGATCCTTTCTGGAGTAATAATGACGAAGGATCAGCCTATTAAGGTAACTGTTACGGTGACAAATACGGGCAATGTGCATGGAGAAGAGGTAGTGCAACTCTACATTCGAGACATTTCAGGAGAAGTCGTAAGACCGATGAAGGAACTGAAAGACTTCGTCAAGATCAGTCTCTCCCCGGGAGAAAGCAAGGAAGTGAGCTTTACGCTTACGGAAGAACAGCTTCGTTACTATCATAGCGATTTAAGCTTTAGCAGTGATCCTGGACAATTCAAATTGTTTGTGGGTCCAAATAGCCAAGAGGTTAAAGAACGAGATTTTCGCTTAGCATTAGATTATGTAGAATATAAACGGCACTAG
- a CDS encoding serine hydrolase domain-containing protein, which produces MLNMTRFEAQIRERGLNVFNVRVLQNGTLVGKLDLAEDIRRLQHSVSKSFTCMAVGLAIEEGKLTLDTTLKDVFPDYAFTHKQALPSMQPGELTLFDLLRMSTGHDSPPFWVEERLALKDVNWIQHYLSLPLDRSPGEQFTYSSGDTIMISAMVQASVGQTVKDYLVPRLFAPLGIENVDWEMTPQGITLGCAGLQINTEELSRFGQLLLQKGVWQGQQLIPAAWIDFVTQKQIENNGDGDWGQGYGCQFWLCTHDAYRADGAYGQFCIVAPDAQVVIAINSMEDNLQAILDTVWEEIWPLL; this is translated from the coding sequence ATGTTAAACATGACTCGCTTCGAAGCTCAGATCCGTGAACGTGGATTGAATGTGTTCAATGTTCGCGTGCTTCAAAATGGAACTCTAGTGGGCAAACTGGATCTCGCGGAGGATATTCGGCGCTTGCAGCATTCGGTCAGCAAATCTTTTACATGCATGGCGGTGGGACTGGCCATCGAAGAAGGGAAGCTAACACTAGATACAACATTAAAAGATGTGTTTCCGGATTACGCATTCACTCATAAGCAAGCCCTTCCCTCAATGCAGCCTGGTGAATTGACCTTGTTCGATTTACTGCGAATGAGCACAGGTCATGATTCCCCTCCATTTTGGGTTGAAGAGAGATTAGCATTGAAGGACGTAAACTGGATACAACATTATCTATCTCTGCCTTTGGACAGAAGTCCCGGGGAACAATTTACCTACAGCAGCGGGGATACCATTATGATCTCTGCAATGGTACAGGCCAGTGTCGGACAAACCGTAAAAGATTACCTCGTTCCCCGTCTCTTTGCCCCACTAGGCATTGAAAATGTCGATTGGGAAATGACCCCTCAAGGGATCACCCTAGGTTGTGCCGGTCTTCAGATTAACACGGAAGAATTAAGCCGATTTGGACAGCTTCTTTTGCAAAAAGGAGTATGGCAAGGGCAACAGCTTATTCCTGCAGCTTGGATCGATTTTGTCACGCAAAAGCAGATCGAGAATAATGGCGACGGTGATTGGGGCCAAGGGTACGGCTGTCAATTCTGGCTGTGCACACACGATGCTTATCGTGCTGATGGCGCTTACGGACAATTCTGTATTGTTGCACCGGATGCTCAAGTAGTAATCGCTATTAACAGTATGGAAGATAATTTGCAAGCTATACTAGACACTGTCTGGGAGGAAATCTGGCCGCTTCTTTAG
- a CDS encoding arginine--tRNA ligase encodes MLKQIIKNSIEQSVKKVFHSLDISYPKDVAILIEQPANLEHGDYSCNIAMQLAKTLRKSPLVIAELVKTEIKLQESYTGLLQKVEVAAPGFINLYIDWQVWAKHSFDLPDSTGEKVIIEHTSINPNKAAHVGHLRNACIGDTLVRIMKRTGYNVEVHNYVDDLGNQLADTVVGLLNVPLEGDHQRFGDYCWDLYAKVNKEYARNPEMTHKRTDMLHALEQGDGNEAWLGNLVAERIVREHVAEMKRFGIHYDLLVWESNILKEGFWTAASERLKQTAVFVQETEGKLAGCWVLKQGTDVNNETNSEDHQMDKVLVRSNGILTYTAKDIAYHLWKFGLLTKDFTYSEFSSGLWTTGLTGTQEPYGHADRVINVIDYRQEYPQQMVKQALSALGYNDQAEKLHHVSYGVVSLSPASAAELGINISEGKSSYAMSGRQGIGVKVSDLVKLMEQNIEHSRSDKEGLSSHIIAAAAIRYYLLRFNLGTEIVFDFKQATEISGNTGVYLMYTYARASSVLSKSTIPFSTDASVLQFPIEMEKAELALLRQLSLWQETLYSASVELTPNILCTYAHTLATLFNNFYSLCPILKGEAGTIAFRLWLTSRFKDTLGDVLEVLGLPTPSRM; translated from the coding sequence ATGTTAAAGCAAATCATCAAAAACAGCATTGAACAAAGTGTAAAAAAAGTGTTCCACAGCTTAGATATTTCCTACCCTAAGGATGTTGCTATTCTAATCGAACAGCCAGCGAATCTGGAGCATGGTGATTATTCCTGCAATATTGCTATGCAGCTAGCTAAAACCCTGCGCAAATCTCCTCTCGTCATAGCCGAATTAGTAAAAACAGAGATTAAATTACAAGAGAGTTACACAGGTCTTTTACAAAAAGTCGAAGTAGCTGCTCCTGGTTTCATTAATTTGTATATCGATTGGCAGGTGTGGGCTAAACATTCCTTTGATCTACCTGACAGCACAGGGGAAAAGGTCATCATCGAGCACACTTCCATCAATCCCAATAAAGCTGCTCATGTAGGTCACCTGAGAAATGCTTGCATCGGCGATACACTAGTCAGAATAATGAAAAGAACCGGATATAATGTTGAGGTCCATAACTACGTTGATGATCTGGGCAACCAGCTGGCTGATACAGTTGTAGGTTTATTAAATGTACCTTTGGAAGGAGATCATCAACGCTTCGGTGATTATTGCTGGGATCTTTATGCCAAAGTGAACAAAGAATATGCACGGAATCCAGAGATGACACACAAGCGCACGGATATGCTGCATGCTCTTGAACAGGGTGACGGCAATGAGGCGTGGCTGGGCAACCTAGTCGCTGAACGTATCGTGAGAGAACATGTAGCGGAAATGAAGCGTTTTGGTATTCATTATGACCTGCTGGTATGGGAGAGTAATATTTTAAAAGAGGGATTCTGGACAGCCGCATCTGAGCGATTGAAGCAAACGGCAGTTTTTGTACAGGAGACTGAAGGTAAGCTTGCGGGATGCTGGGTGCTAAAGCAAGGGACAGACGTAAACAATGAAACGAATTCCGAGGATCATCAGATGGATAAGGTGCTTGTGCGTTCGAATGGTATTTTGACGTATACAGCCAAAGACATTGCTTATCATCTCTGGAAATTCGGTCTACTAACCAAGGATTTCACCTATAGTGAATTCTCATCCGGCTTATGGACCACAGGATTAACTGGAACCCAAGAGCCTTATGGACATGCAGACCGTGTCATTAACGTGATTGATTATAGACAGGAATATCCGCAACAAATGGTTAAGCAGGCTTTAAGCGCACTAGGTTATAACGATCAGGCAGAAAAGCTCCATCATGTAAGTTACGGTGTTGTTTCTCTTAGTCCGGCCTCAGCTGCTGAGCTGGGAATAAATATTTCAGAAGGAAAATCTTCTTATGCCATGTCCGGACGCCAAGGAATTGGCGTAAAGGTGAGCGATTTAGTGAAGCTTATGGAACAGAACATAGAACATTCGCGCTCCGATAAAGAGGGGCTTTCCAGCCACATCATTGCAGCTGCTGCCATTCGTTATTATCTGCTGCGGTTCAATCTGGGAACGGAAATCGTGTTTGATTTCAAACAAGCTACAGAAATATCCGGGAATACCGGGGTTTATCTGATGTACACCTATGCTCGTGCTAGCAGTGTTTTGAGCAAATCTACAATCCCATTCAGCACAGACGCCTCAGTACTTCAATTCCCTATCGAAATGGAAAAAGCAGAACTTGCTCTCCTGAGACAGCTTAGCCTCTGGCAGGAGACATTGTATTCTGCCAGTGTAGAATTGACGCCGAATATACTCTGTACCTACGCGCATACCTTAGCCACACTCTTCAATAACTTCTATTCTTTATGTCCGATTTTAAAAGGTGAGGCAGGAACCATTGCCTTTCGTCTCTGGCTCACTTCGAGATTTAAGGACACTTTAGGGGATGTACTTGAAGTGCTTGGGTTACCGACACCGAGCCGTATGTAG